One Vibrio penaeicida DNA segment encodes these proteins:
- the rsd gene encoding sigma D regulator produces the protein MVMLNKFKQVQEQWGGSSEVIDHWLDTRQSLVVEYCKLATPQTAKGTAVSGLPSPDVLQHFCQHLVDYISEGHFKIYDMVMDRWKSTGYSPTDEINDTYGKIVLTTDPLLNFTDKYATVSEDDPLKELESELSLIGEILETRFEVEDQLIQLIADSLAVPPGA, from the coding sequence ATGGTCATGCTGAATAAATTCAAACAAGTACAAGAACAGTGGGGTGGCTCCAGCGAAGTCATCGATCATTGGCTAGATACACGTCAATCGCTGGTCGTGGAGTATTGTAAGCTTGCAACTCCACAAACCGCAAAGGGGACGGCTGTTTCTGGTCTGCCTTCTCCTGACGTTTTACAACACTTCTGCCAACATTTGGTCGACTACATCTCTGAAGGTCATTTCAAAATTTACGATATGGTGATGGATCGCTGGAAATCGACTGGCTACTCACCTACTGATGAAATCAACGACACTTACGGTAAGATCGTTCTCACTACCGATCCTTTACTGAATTTCACCGACAAGTACGCAACGGTTAGCGAAGACGATCCGTTAAAGGAACTCGAAAGTGAATTGTCATTGATTGGGGAAATTCTAGAAACACGCTTTGAAGTTGAAGACCAGCTCATTCAGCTGATTGCAGACAGTCTAGCTGTACCTCCAGGTGCATAA
- the rpoC gene encoding DNA-directed RNA polymerase subunit beta' codes for MKDLLNFLKAQHKTEEFDAIKIGLSSPDMIRSWSFGEVKKPETINYRTFKPERDGLFCARIFGPVKDYECLCGKYKRLKHRGVICEKCGVEVTQTKVRRDRMGHIELASPVAHIWFLKSLPSRIGLLMDIPLRDIERVLYFEMYVVTEPGMTDLEKGQMLTEEEYLDRLEEWGDEFTAKMGAEAIKDLLSTMDLGREAEQMREELETTNSETKRKKVTKRLKIVEAFIQSGNNPEWMILTVLPVLPPDLRPLVPLDGGRFATSDLNDLYRRVINRNNRLKRLLELAAPDIIVRNEKRMLQESVDALLDNGRRGRAITGSNKRPLKSLADMIKGKQGRFRQNLLGKRVDYSGRSVITVGPYQRLHQCGLPKKMALELFKPFIYSKLETRGMATTIKAAKKMVEREEAIVWDILDEVIREHPVLLNRAPTLHRLGIQAFEPVLIEGKAIQLHPLVCAAYNADFDGDQMAVHVPLTLEAQLEARTLMMSTNNILSPASGDPIIVLSQDVVLGLYYMTRDKINAKGEGMYLAGPEEAEKAYRTDSVELHTRVKVRITETVVDEDGNSTTNTGLVDTTIGRAMLWQIVPSGLPFSLVNQKLGKKQISTLLNEAYRKLGLKDTVIFADQIMYTGFAYAAMSGVSVGIDDMVVPDAKYTEISDAEEEVREIQEQFQSGLVTAGERYNKVIDIWASTNDRVAKAMMDNLSSETVINRDGEEEQQESFNSIYMMADSGARGSAAQIRQLAGMRGLMARPDGSIIETPITANFKEGLNVLQYFISTHGARKGLADTALKTANSGYLTRRLVDVAQDVVVHEHDCGTHEGIDMMPHIEGGDVKVALTELALGRVVAEDIVKPGTEDVLIPRNTLIDEKWCQIIDENSVDKMKVRSVVTCDSDFGCCAQCYGRDLARGHLVNQGEAVGVIAAQSIGEPGTQLTMRTFHIGGAASTAAAENSIQAKNKGSIKLHNAKFVTNKDDKLVITSRASELTIIDEFGRTKEKHKLPYGSILSKKDNDPVDAGETVANWEAHTMPIITEVAGRIQFVDMIDGVTVSRQTDDLTGLSSSEVTDAAARPSAGKDMRPAVKLIDAAGNDVMIPGTDMPAHYFLPGKAIVQLEDGAEVGVGDTLARIPQKSSGNKDITGGLPRVADLFEARKPKEPAILAEHTGTVSFGKETKGKRRLVITREGGEAYEEMIPKHRQLNVFEGEKIERGDVIADGPEAPHDILRLRGIRAVTEYIANEVQEVYRLQGVKINDKHIETIVRQMLRKCTITHAGDSEFLPGEQVEYSQVKIANRQLEAEGKELVRYERELLGITKASLATESFISAASFQETTRVLTEAAVSGKRDDLRGLKENVIVGRLIPAGTGFAYHQERQKQREDQGPSAEQATDNLAALLNAGFSTEE; via the coding sequence GTGAAAGACTTATTAAACTTTCTAAAAGCACAGCATAAGACCGAAGAATTTGATGCAATCAAAATCGGTCTATCTTCACCAGACATGATTCGTTCGTGGTCTTTCGGTGAAGTGAAAAAACCTGAAACGATCAACTATCGTACGTTCAAGCCTGAGCGCGATGGTCTGTTCTGTGCGCGTATTTTTGGTCCAGTTAAAGACTACGAATGTCTTTGTGGTAAATACAAGCGCCTGAAGCACCGTGGTGTAATCTGTGAGAAGTGTGGCGTTGAAGTTACACAAACTAAAGTTCGCCGTGATCGTATGGGTCACATCGAATTGGCTTCTCCTGTTGCCCATATCTGGTTCCTAAAATCACTGCCGTCTCGTATCGGTTTGTTGATGGATATCCCACTGCGTGATATCGAACGCGTACTTTACTTTGAAATGTACGTCGTTACAGAACCAGGCATGACTGATCTAGAAAAAGGTCAGATGCTAACAGAAGAAGAATACCTAGACCGCTTGGAAGAGTGGGGCGATGAATTCACTGCTAAGATGGGTGCTGAAGCGATCAAAGATCTGCTAAGCACTATGGATCTTGGTCGTGAAGCTGAGCAAATGCGCGAAGAGCTAGAGACAACTAACTCTGAAACTAAGCGTAAGAAGGTAACTAAGCGTCTGAAAATCGTTGAAGCGTTCATTCAATCGGGTAACAACCCTGAGTGGATGATCCTAACGGTTCTTCCTGTGCTTCCGCCAGATCTACGTCCTCTAGTTCCACTAGATGGCGGTCGTTTTGCGACGTCTGATCTGAACGACCTTTACCGTCGTGTTATTAACCGTAACAACCGTTTGAAGCGTCTTCTAGAGCTAGCGGCTCCGGACATCATCGTACGTAACGAAAAGCGTATGCTGCAAGAGTCTGTTGATGCCCTTCTAGATAACGGTCGTCGCGGTCGTGCGATCACTGGTTCTAACAAGCGTCCTCTGAAATCTCTTGCTGATATGATCAAGGGTAAACAAGGTCGTTTCCGTCAGAACCTTCTAGGTAAACGTGTAGACTACTCTGGTCGTTCTGTAATCACAGTTGGTCCATACCAACGTTTGCATCAGTGTGGTCTTCCTAAGAAGATGGCACTTGAGCTATTCAAACCATTTATCTACAGCAAGCTAGAAACTCGTGGCATGGCGACGACAATCAAAGCAGCTAAGAAGATGGTAGAGCGCGAAGAAGCGATCGTTTGGGATATCCTAGACGAAGTTATCCGCGAACACCCAGTACTGCTGAACCGTGCACCAACACTTCACCGTCTTGGTATCCAGGCGTTTGAACCAGTACTTATCGAAGGTAAAGCGATTCAGCTTCACCCACTAGTGTGTGCGGCATACAACGCCGACTTCGATGGTGACCAGATGGCGGTACACGTACCTCTAACTCTGGAAGCGCAGCTTGAAGCACGTACACTGATGATGTCGACGAATAACATTCTGTCGCCAGCGTCAGGTGATCCGATCATCGTACTTTCTCAGGACGTTGTATTGGGTCTTTACTACATGACTCGTGACAAGATCAACGCAAAAGGCGAGGGTATGTACCTTGCTGGTCCTGAGGAAGCTGAAAAAGCATACCGCACGGACTCTGTTGAGCTTCACACTCGCGTAAAAGTACGTATTACTGAAACTGTTGTTGATGAAGACGGCAACAGCACAACGAATACTGGTTTAGTTGATACCACTATCGGTCGTGCAATGCTTTGGCAAATCGTGCCATCAGGTCTTCCATTCAGCCTAGTGAACCAAAAGCTTGGTAAGAAGCAAATCTCAACGCTTCTTAACGAGGCTTACCGTAAGCTTGGCTTGAAAGACACGGTTATCTTCGCTGACCAAATCATGTACACAGGTTTTGCTTACGCGGCAATGTCTGGTGTATCTGTTGGTATCGACGACATGGTTGTACCAGACGCGAAGTACACTGAAATTTCTGACGCAGAAGAAGAAGTTCGCGAAATTCAAGAGCAGTTCCAATCTGGTCTTGTTACTGCGGGTGAGCGATACAACAAAGTTATCGATATCTGGGCGTCTACGAACGACCGCGTTGCGAAAGCAATGATGGATAACCTGTCTTCTGAAACAGTTATTAACCGTGACGGTGAAGAAGAGCAGCAAGAATCGTTCAACAGCATCTACATGATGGCAGACTCCGGTGCTCGTGGTTCTGCAGCGCAGATTCGTCAGCTTGCCGGTATGCGTGGTCTGATGGCGCGTCCAGATGGTTCAATCATCGAGACGCCAATCACCGCGAACTTTAAAGAAGGTCTGAACGTACTTCAGTACTTTATCTCTACTCACGGTGCTCGTAAGGGTCTTGCGGATACCGCACTTAAGACAGCGAACTCCGGTTACTTGACGCGTCGTCTAGTAGACGTAGCTCAGGATGTCGTAGTGCACGAACACGATTGTGGCACTCACGAAGGTATCGACATGATGCCTCACATCGAGGGTGGTGACGTTAAAGTAGCATTGACAGAGCTTGCGCTTGGTCGTGTTGTTGCTGAAGACATCGTGAAGCCAGGTACAGAAGACGTATTGATCCCACGTAATACTCTGATTGATGAGAAGTGGTGTCAGATTATCGACGAAAACTCTGTTGATAAGATGAAAGTACGTTCTGTAGTAACGTGTGATTCTGACTTCGGTTGTTGTGCACAGTGTTACGGTCGTGACCTAGCACGTGGTCACCTAGTTAACCAAGGTGAAGCAGTAGGTGTTATCGCTGCTCAGTCTATCGGTGAGCCGGGTACACAGCTTACGATGCGTACGTTCCACATCGGTGGTGCGGCGTCGACAGCAGCAGCTGAGAACAGCATTCAAGCGAAGAACAAAGGTTCTATCAAGCTTCACAACGCGAAGTTTGTAACCAACAAAGACGATAAGCTAGTGATTACTTCTCGTGCTTCAGAACTTACCATCATTGATGAGTTCGGTCGTACAAAAGAGAAGCACAAACTGCCTTACGGTTCTATCTTAAGTAAGAAAGACAATGACCCAGTAGATGCAGGCGAAACGGTTGCTAACTGGGAAGCGCACACCATGCCAATCATCACTGAAGTGGCAGGTCGTATCCAGTTTGTGGACATGATCGACGGTGTAACTGTTTCTCGTCAAACCGACGATCTAACAGGTCTTTCTTCAAGTGAAGTAACCGATGCAGCGGCTCGTCCATCTGCAGGTAAAGACATGCGTCCAGCGGTTAAGCTGATCGACGCTGCAGGTAACGATGTAATGATTCCGGGTACTGATATGCCAGCTCACTACTTCTTACCTGGTAAAGCAATCGTACAGTTAGAAGACGGTGCAGAAGTAGGTGTGGGTGACACGCTTGCACGTATTCCTCAGAAATCTAGTGGTAACAAAGATATCACCGGTGGTCTTCCACGAGTTGCTGACCTGTTTGAAGCACGTAAGCCAAAAGAGCCTGCAATCCTTGCTGAGCACACAGGTACTGTGAGCTTTGGTAAAGAGACTAAAGGTAAGCGTCGTCTAGTGATCACTCGTGAGGGTGGTGAAGCTTATGAAGAAATGATTCCTAAGCATCGTCAGTTGAACGTGTTTGAAGGTGAGAAGATCGAACGTGGTGATGTTATCGCCGACGGTCCAGAAGCACCGCATGATATTCTACGTCTACGTGGTATCCGTGCAGTAACAGAATACATCGCGAACGAAGTTCAAGAAGTATACCGTCTGCAAGGGGTTAAGATTAACGATAAGCACATTGAGACTATCGTTCGTCAAATGCTACGTAAGTGTACAATCACTCACGCTGGTGATTCTGAGTTCCTACCTGGTGAGCAGGTTGAATACTCTCAGGTTAAGATTGCTAACCGTCAGCTAGAAGCTGAAGGCAAAGAGCTGGTTCGCTATGAGCGCGAGCTTCTTGGTATTACCAAAGCTTCTTTGGCAACAGAATCGTTCATCTCTGCGGCTTCGTTCCAGGAGACAACACGCGTACTAACAGAAGCTGCGGTTTCTGGTAAGCGTGATGACCTTCGTGGCCTGAAAGAGAACGTAATTGTTGGTCGTCTAATCCCTGCTGGTACTGGTTTTGCCTACCATCAGGAGCGTCAAAAGCAACGCGAAGACCAAGGTCCTTCAGCTGAGCAAGCGACAGATAACCTAGCAGCGCTTCTAAACGCGGGTTTCTCTACTGAAGAGTAA
- the hemE gene encoding uroporphyrinogen decarboxylase, with translation MTELKNDRYLRALLKEPVDYTPVWMMRQAGRYLPEYKATRAEAGDFMSLCKNAELASEVTLQPLRRFPLDAAILFSDILTIPDAMGLGLYFETGEGPKFSCPITCKADVDKIGIPDPEGELQYVMNAVRQIRKDLQGEVPLIGFSGSPWTLATYMVEGGSSKAFTKIKKMMYAEPQTLHLLLDKLADSVVEYLNAQIKAGAQSVMVFDTWGGVLTPRDYNEFSLRYMHKIVDGLIPENDGRRVPVTLFTKNGGMWLESIAATGCDAVGLDWTINIADAKKRVGDKVALQGNMDPSMLYAQPDRIRQEVATILEGFGEGNTGHVFNLGHGIHLDVPPENAGVFVEAVHELSKPYHK, from the coding sequence ATGACTGAATTAAAAAACGATCGCTACCTGAGAGCTCTTTTAAAAGAGCCTGTCGATTACACGCCTGTCTGGATGATGCGTCAAGCAGGTCGTTATCTTCCTGAATACAAAGCAACTCGCGCTGAAGCAGGGGATTTCATGTCACTTTGCAAGAATGCCGAGCTGGCTTCTGAAGTGACGCTCCAGCCTTTGCGTCGTTTCCCACTTGATGCAGCCATTCTGTTTTCTGACATACTAACTATCCCTGACGCTATGGGTCTCGGGCTTTATTTCGAAACGGGTGAAGGTCCTAAGTTTAGCTGCCCAATCACATGCAAAGCTGATGTTGATAAAATCGGTATCCCTGATCCGGAAGGAGAGCTTCAGTATGTCATGAATGCTGTGCGCCAAATTCGCAAAGATCTCCAAGGTGAAGTGCCTCTAATTGGTTTTTCTGGTAGCCCTTGGACATTGGCTACGTATATGGTCGAAGGGGGAAGTTCAAAAGCTTTCACCAAAATTAAAAAGATGATGTACGCAGAACCGCAAACACTTCATTTGCTGCTAGATAAGTTAGCTGACAGCGTTGTTGAGTACTTGAATGCCCAAATCAAGGCTGGTGCTCAGTCTGTGATGGTATTTGATACTTGGGGCGGTGTACTGACACCTCGTGATTACAACGAGTTCTCACTGCGTTACATGCACAAGATTGTGGATGGATTGATACCTGAAAACGATGGTCGACGTGTTCCTGTTACCTTGTTTACTAAGAACGGCGGTATGTGGTTAGAGTCTATCGCAGCGACGGGGTGTGATGCTGTAGGTCTTGATTGGACCATCAATATCGCAGACGCGAAAAAGCGTGTTGGTGATAAAGTCGCGCTTCAGGGCAATATGGACCCTTCAATGCTGTACGCTCAGCCAGATCGAATTCGCCAAGAAGTGGCGACTATTCTGGAAGGCTTTGGCGAGGGTAACACTGGTCATGTCTTTAACCTTGGTCATGGTATTCACCTTGACGTGCCGCCAGAAAACGCTGGTGTGTTTGTTGAAGCGGTGCATGAGCTGTCTAAGCCCTACCATAAGTAA
- the nudC gene encoding NAD(+) diphosphatase: MLKNEESVYWCVVEGSDVWFKDGTLPFGSASSLNLKAENAHQIGCYQGKKLVWLNYQDVEHTLDLVSLRSLLHLPEELFLLISRAIQFGHMSQSLRFCPQCGGRNHLNCNQLAMQCSDCRTLHYPRIFPCIIVAVRKGEQLLLAQHNRHKGSMYTVIAGFVEVGETLEQCVTREVEEETGIKVSNIKYFGSQPWAFPSSLMMGFIADYAGGEIRIDRTELVDAQWFDFNQLPEVAPEGTIAKALITQVIESK; the protein is encoded by the coding sequence ATGCTCAAAAATGAAGAGTCTGTATATTGGTGTGTAGTAGAAGGTAGCGATGTCTGGTTTAAAGATGGGACGCTACCTTTTGGCAGTGCTAGCTCATTGAATTTAAAGGCTGAGAATGCTCATCAAATCGGATGCTATCAAGGGAAAAAATTGGTTTGGTTAAACTATCAAGATGTGGAGCACACCCTTGATTTAGTCTCTTTGCGTTCATTACTTCATTTGCCAGAAGAACTTTTTTTGCTGATAAGCCGAGCGATTCAATTTGGTCACATGAGTCAAAGTTTGAGATTTTGCCCCCAGTGTGGGGGACGGAACCATTTGAATTGCAATCAACTGGCCATGCAGTGTTCTGATTGTAGGACGTTACATTACCCGCGTATATTTCCCTGCATCATCGTTGCGGTTCGAAAAGGGGAGCAGTTATTACTCGCTCAGCATAATCGTCACAAGGGGAGTATGTATACGGTGATAGCGGGGTTTGTTGAAGTTGGGGAAACGCTAGAGCAGTGTGTCACACGTGAAGTGGAAGAAGAAACTGGGATTAAAGTATCCAATATAAAATATTTTGGAAGCCAGCCGTGGGCATTTCCGAGCAGTTTAATGATGGGGTTTATTGCTGATTATGCTGGTGGAGAAATCAGAATAGATCGAACGGAGCTGGTGGATGCGCAATGGTTTGATTTTAATCAGTTACCGGAGGTAGCACCTGAAGGCACGATCGCCAAAGCGTTAATCACTCAGGTAATTGAAAGTAAATAA
- the rpoB gene encoding DNA-directed RNA polymerase subunit beta, with protein MVYSYTEKKRIRKDFGTRPQVLDIPYLLSIQLDSFDKFIEQDPEGQYGLEAAFRSVFPIQSYNGNSELQYVSYRLGEPVFDVKECQIRGVTYSKPLRVKLRLVVFDKDAPAGTVKDIKEQEVYMGEIPLMTDNGTFVINGTERVIVSQLHRSPGVFFDSDKGKTHSSGKVLYNARVIPYRGSWLDFEFDPKDNLYVRIDRRRKLPASIILRALSKTTEEILDIFFEKVNFEVKDQTLLMELVPDRLRGETASFDIEANGKTYVETGRRVTARHIRQLEKDGVDYIEVPIEYIVGKVSSNDYINEATGEIIVGANQEISLEALANLSQAGHKKLEVLFTNDLDHGPFMSDTLRIDSTTDRISALVEIYRMMRPGEPPTKEAAEALFESLFFAEERYDLSTVGRMKFNSSIEREDALEQGTLDEVDIIEVMKKLIAIRNGKGEVDDIDHLGNRRIRSVGEMAENQFRVGLVRVERAVKERLSLGDLDAIMPQDLINAKPISAAVKEFFGSSQLSQFMDQNNPLSEVTHKRRISALGPGGLTRERAGFEVRDVHVTHYGRLCPIETPEGPNIGLINSLSAFARCNEYGFLETPYRRVVDGIVTDEVDYLSAIQEGQFIIAQANSGLTEEGTFVEELVTARQKGESGLHPRDQVDYMDVATNQVVSVAASLIPFLEHDDANRALMGANMQRQAVPTLRADKPLVGTGIERNVAVDSGVTAVAKRGGVIQSVDASRIVVKVNEDELVPGEAGIDIYNLTKYTRSNQNTCINQRPTVLPGEPVARGDVLADGPSTDLGELALGQNMRIAFMPWNGYNFEDSILVSERVVQEDRFTTIHIQELSCVARDTKLGSEEITADIPNVGESALSKLDESGIVYIGAEVKGGDILVGKVTPKGETQLTPEEKLLRAIFGEKASDVKDTSLRVPNSVSGTIIDVQVFTRDGVEKDKRALEIEQMQLKEAKKDLTEEFQILEGGLLARVKAVLISGGYSEAKLDTIDRKKWLEQSLDDENLQAQLEQLAEQWDELKADFDKKFETKRRKITQGDDLAPGVLKIVKVYLAVKRRIQPGDKMAGRHGNKGVISKINPVEDMPYDERGEPVDIVLNPLGVPSRMNIGQILEVHMGLAAKGIGDKINQMLKEQQELHKFRNFLQEVYDLGDTRQKVDVAALSDEEVRTLIQNLRGGLPIATPIFDGAPEASIKELLKLGDLPESGQLRLFDGRTGDEFERPVTVGYMYMLKLNHLVDDKMHARSTGSYSLVTQQPLGGKAQFGGQRFGEMEVWALEAYGAAYTLQEMLTVKSDDVNGRTKMYKNIVDGNHSMEPGMPESFNVLLKEIRSLGINIELEDEE; from the coding sequence ATGGTTTACTCTTATACCGAGAAAAAGCGCATCCGTAAGGACTTTGGTACTCGTCCACAAGTTTTGGACATTCCATACCTGCTATCGATCCAGCTCGATTCGTTCGACAAATTTATCGAACAGGATCCTGAAGGACAATACGGTCTTGAAGCTGCTTTTCGTTCTGTGTTTCCAATTCAGAGCTACAACGGCAATTCTGAGCTGCAATACGTTAGCTACCGTCTTGGTGAGCCAGTTTTTGATGTTAAAGAATGTCAAATTCGCGGCGTCACTTACTCAAAGCCACTACGCGTAAAACTACGCCTAGTTGTTTTTGATAAAGATGCGCCAGCAGGTACTGTAAAAGACATTAAAGAACAAGAAGTCTACATGGGTGAAATTCCACTCATGACAGACAATGGTACCTTCGTAATTAATGGTACCGAGAGGGTTATCGTATCCCAGCTGCACCGAAGCCCAGGCGTGTTCTTCGACAGCGATAAGGGTAAGACCCACTCATCAGGTAAAGTTTTATACAACGCACGTGTTATCCCTTACCGTGGCTCATGGTTAGACTTTGAGTTCGATCCTAAGGATAACTTGTACGTACGTATCGACCGTCGTCGTAAGCTACCTGCTTCAATCATCCTTCGTGCACTGAGTAAAACGACTGAAGAAATCTTAGATATCTTCTTCGAGAAAGTGAATTTCGAAGTGAAAGACCAAACTCTTCTTATGGAGTTGGTTCCTGATCGTCTACGTGGTGAAACTGCATCATTTGACATTGAAGCGAACGGTAAAACTTATGTCGAGACTGGTCGCCGTGTGACTGCACGTCACATTCGTCAGCTAGAAAAAGACGGCGTTGATTACATCGAAGTTCCTATCGAGTACATCGTAGGTAAAGTATCTTCGAATGATTACATCAACGAAGCCACTGGCGAAATTATTGTTGGTGCAAACCAAGAGATTAGCCTAGAAGCATTGGCTAACTTGTCTCAAGCTGGTCACAAGAAGCTTGAAGTGCTGTTTACAAACGACCTAGACCACGGTCCGTTCATGTCAGATACATTGCGTATCGACAGCACAACTGATCGCATCTCTGCATTGGTAGAAATCTACCGCATGATGCGCCCGGGTGAGCCACCGACAAAAGAAGCAGCAGAAGCGCTATTCGAAAGCCTATTCTTTGCTGAGGAACGTTACGACCTATCTACTGTTGGTCGTATGAAGTTCAACAGTTCTATTGAGCGCGAAGACGCTCTAGAGCAAGGCACACTTGATGAAGTTGATATCATCGAAGTGATGAAGAAGCTTATCGCGATCCGTAACGGTAAAGGCGAAGTGGACGATATCGACCACCTTGGCAACCGTCGTATTCGTAGCGTAGGCGAAATGGCAGAAAACCAATTCCGTGTTGGTCTAGTACGTGTAGAGCGTGCGGTTAAAGAGCGTCTAAGTCTAGGCGACCTTGATGCGATCATGCCTCAAGACCTAATCAACGCGAAGCCAATTTCTGCGGCAGTTAAAGAATTCTTTGGTTCTTCACAGCTTTCACAGTTTATGGATCAGAACAACCCTCTTTCAGAAGTCACGCACAAGCGTCGTATTTCTGCATTGGGTCCTGGTGGCTTGACTCGTGAACGTGCTGGCTTCGAAGTACGAGACGTACACGTAACTCACTACGGTCGTCTATGTCCTATCGAAACGCCTGAAGGTCCAAACATCGGTCTAATCAACTCTCTATCTGCGTTTGCGCGTTGTAACGAGTACGGTTTCCTAGAAACTCCGTACCGTCGCGTAGTAGATGGGATTGTTACCGATGAAGTAGATTACCTATCTGCTATTCAAGAAGGTCAATTCATCATCGCTCAGGCTAACTCTGGTCTAACAGAGGAAGGCACATTCGTAGAAGAATTGGTTACAGCTCGTCAAAAAGGTGAATCTGGTCTGCACCCACGTGATCAAGTTGATTACATGGACGTTGCGACAAACCAGGTTGTATCTGTGGCAGCATCGCTTATCCCATTCCTAGAGCACGATGATGCAAACCGTGCCTTGATGGGTGCGAACATGCAACGTCAGGCCGTTCCGACTCTACGTGCTGATAAGCCTCTTGTTGGTACTGGTATCGAGCGTAACGTAGCCGTTGACTCCGGTGTAACAGCAGTTGCTAAGCGCGGCGGTGTTATCCAGTCGGTTGACGCATCACGCATCGTTGTGAAAGTAAATGAAGATGAGCTGGTTCCTGGGGAAGCAGGTATCGACATTTACAACCTGACTAAGTACACGCGTTCTAACCAGAACACATGTATCAACCAGCGTCCAACTGTACTACCGGGTGAGCCAGTAGCACGTGGTGACGTTCTTGCTGACGGTCCTTCAACTGACCTTGGTGAGCTGGCACTTGGTCAGAACATGCGTATCGCGTTCATGCCTTGGAACGGTTACAACTTTGAGGATTCCATCCTTGTTTCTGAGCGTGTTGTTCAGGAAGACCGTTTCACGACTATTCACATTCAAGAACTTTCTTGTGTGGCGCGTGATACTAAGCTTGGCTCTGAAGAGATCACAGCTGATATTCCAAACGTAGGTGAATCTGCTCTGTCTAAACTAGACGAGTCAGGTATCGTTTACATCGGTGCTGAAGTTAAGGGTGGAGACATCCTAGTTGGTAAAGTAACGCCTAAAGGTGAAACTCAGCTAACGCCAGAAGAGAAACTACTACGTGCAATCTTCGGTGAAAAAGCATCTGACGTTAAAGATACATCACTGCGTGTACCAAACTCTGTTTCCGGTACCATCATCGACGTTCAAGTCTTCACTCGCGATGGCGTAGAGAAAGACAAGCGTGCGCTTGAAATCGAACAAATGCAGCTTAAAGAAGCGAAGAAAGATTTGACTGAAGAATTCCAGATTCTGGAAGGCGGTCTTCTTGCTCGTGTTAAAGCAGTATTGATTTCTGGTGGTTACTCTGAAGCGAAGCTAGACACAATCGATCGTAAGAAATGGCTTGAGCAGTCTCTTGATGATGAAAATCTTCAAGCGCAGCTAGAGCAACTTGCTGAGCAGTGGGACGAGCTGAAAGCAGACTTCGATAAGAAGTTTGAAACTAAGCGTCGTAAAATCACTCAAGGTGATGACCTAGCACCTGGCGTTCTTAAGATTGTTAAGGTTTACCTAGCCGTTAAACGTCGTATTCAGCCTGGTGATAAGATGGCTGGTCGTCACGGTAACAAGGGTGTTATCTCTAAGATCAACCCTGTTGAAGACATGCCTTACGATGAAAGAGGCGAGCCTGTAGACATCGTGCTTAACCCGCTGGGTGTACCGTCTCGTATGAACATCGGTCAGATCCTTGAAGTTCATATGGGCCTTGCTGCGAAAGGTATTGGCGACAAGATCAACCAGATGCTGAAAGAACAGCAAGAACTGCATAAGTTCCGTAACTTCCTACAAGAAGTATACGATCTGGGTGATACGCGTCAGAAAGTCGATGTTGCAGCACTAAGCGATGAAGAAGTACGTACCTTGATACAGAACCTTCGAGGTGGTCTGCCAATCGCAACTCCAATCTTCGATGGTGCTCCAGAAGCATCGATCAAAGAGCTATTGAAGTTGGGTGACCTGCCTGAATCTGGTCAGCTACGTCTGTTTGATGGTCGTACTGGTGATGAGTTTGAGCGTCCTGTAACTGTAGGTTACATGTACATGCTGAAACTGAACCACTTGGTTGATGACAAGATGCACGCACGTTCAACCGGTTCTTACAGCCTAGTAACTCAGCAACCACTTGGTGGTAAAGCTCAGTTCGGTGGCCAGCGTTTCGGTGAGATGGAAGTATGGGCACTTGAAGCATACGGTGCTGCTTACACTCTACAAGAAATGCTAACGGTGAAATCGGATGATGTGAATGGTCGTACTAAGATGTATAAGAACATCGTAGACGGCAACCACAGCATGGAACCTGGTATGCCAGAATCGTTCAACGTATTGTTGAAAGAGATTCGCTCACTGGGTATCAACATCGAGCTAGAAGACGAAGAGTAA